One region of Juglans regia cultivar Chandler chromosome 4, Walnut 2.0, whole genome shotgun sequence genomic DNA includes:
- the LOC108996691 gene encoding L-type lectin-domain containing receptor kinase IV.1-like yields MAVSPNLIMALPLILILSLVASQDTSFSYHGFRSANLSLDGMANITSDGLLELTNTSTFQTGHAFYPSPISLKNSSNGNAFSFSSTFVFAIIPNPDYSIPIGHGLALVIAPTRGLPGGASAQYLGLFNFTNNGNSSNHVVAIELDTFHNQEFGDINNNHVGIDINGLRSNISAPVEYYVDDNSRVRSSLDLVSGQQMQVWVEYDGVKKEITVTLAPINATKPENPLLYLYCDLSPILHQNMYIGFSASTGRLVSNHYIVGWSFRINGQAPELVRSRLPVSPLLGTVPQSGGKKRLKFFTIGLPVIIVSLAVGAISSLVYVVRRKRQFAELQEDWELDYGAHRFTYKDLYMATGGFREKELLGSGGFGRVYRGILPTSKIEIAVKRVSHESRQGMREFVAEIVSIGRLRHRNLVPLLGYCRRKEELLLVYEYMPNGSLDKYLFGQPKVTLGWGQRFRAVKGVATGLFYLHEQWEQVVVHRDVKASNVLLDGELNGRLGDFGLARLYDHGTDPQTTHLAGTIGYLAPENFRGGKATTNTDVFAFGAFLLEVACGRRPIEQNRPTEDVLLVNWVFSHWKRGDILGARDPNLGEEYVAEEVELVLKLGLLCSHSAPAARPSMRQILQYLEADVPPPPEFCASSLAFAHCEAFDDFYLAYQASVDNAAVRSSFVAESVLSGGR; encoded by the coding sequence ATGGCCGTCTCCCCCAACCTAATAATGGCGCTGCCTCTAATACTGATACTTAGTTTAGTAGCCTCTCAAGATACCAGTTTCAGCTACCATGGGTTTAGATCGGCGAATCTAAGCCTAGACGGCATGGCCAATATCACTTCTGATGGTCTTTTGGAGCTCACCAATACGTCCACGTTCCAAACTGGTCATGCTTTCTATCCCAGTCCAATAAGCCTCAAGAACTCTTCAAATGGCAATGCTTTCTCCTTCTCCTCCACTTTTGTCTTTGCCATCATTCCTAATCCTGACTATTCCATTCCAATCGGTCATGGGCTTGCTTTAGTGATTGCTCCAACAAGAGGGCTCCCAGGAGGAGCTTCTGCCCAGTACCTTGGCCTTTTCAATTTTACCAATAATGGTAATTCCAGTAATCATGTGGTTGCCATAGAGCTCGATACATTCCACAACCAGGAGTTTGGAGACATCAATAATAACCATGTTGGGATTGATATAAATGGGTTGAGGTCCAATATATCTGCTCCAGTAGAGTATTACGTTGACGACAATAGTCGAGTGAGGAGTTCTTTAGACCTTGTCAGTGGCCAACAAATGCAAGTTTGGGTGGAATATGATGGTGTCAAGAAGGAAATCACTGTTACTTTAGCTCCAATTAATGCCACAAAACCCGAAAATCCGCTGTTGTATTTATACTGTGATCTTTCGCCAATACTTCACCAGAACATGTATATTGGCTTCTCCGCCTCAACTGGAAGATTGGTTTCAAACCATTATATTGTGGGATGGAGCTTTAGAATCAATGGCCAGGCTCCAGAACTTGTCCGCTCTCGGCTTCCCGTCTCTCCACTTCTCGGTACTGTGCCTCAGTCAGGAGGTAAAAAGAGATTAAAGTTTTTTACAATTGGGTTGCCCGTGATTATAGTTAGTTTAGCCGTGGGAGCAATTTCAAGTTTAGTTTATGTCGTAAGAAGGAAGAGGCAGTTTGCAGAATTGCAAGAAGATTGGGAGCTTGACTATGGAGCTCACAGATTCACATACAAAGATCTTTATATGGCCACAGGTGGATTTAGGGAAAAAGAGCTATTGGGAAGTGGTGGATTTGGTAGAGTCTATAGAGGGATACTACCTACTTCAAAAATTGAGATTGCAGTGAAAAGGGTTTCCCATGAATCAAGGCAGGGCATGAGAGAATTTGTAGCAGAAATTGTGAGCATTGGTCGGCTTCGCCACAGGAATTTAGTTCCGCTATTGGGCTATTGCCGGCGCAAGGAAGAGCTGCTTTTGGTGTACGAATACATGCCCAATGGAAGCCTGGACAAGTACCTATTTGGCCAACCAAAAGTCACCCTGGGCTGGGGCCAGAGATTTCGAGCGGTAAAAGGTGTAGCAACGGGGCTGTTTTATCTACACGAACAATGGGAACAAGTAGTTGTTCACAGAGATGTTAAGGCAAGTAATGTCTTGCTCGATGGTGAGCTGAATGGTAGATTAGGAGACTTCGGCCTTGCAAGATTATATGACCATGGAACAGATCCTCAGACTACCCATCTGGCAGGAACTATCGGGTATCTTGCGCCAGAAAATTTTAGAGGCGGCAAGGCCACAACAAACACTGATGTGTTTGCTTTTGGGGCCTTTTTGCTTGAGGTTGCTTGTGGAAGAAGACCAATAGAACAAAATAGGCCAACGGAGGATGTGCTTTTGGTTAATTGGGTATTTTCTCATTGGAAACGAGGCGATATTCTTGGGGCAAGGGATCCAAATTTGGGGGAAGAGTATGTGGCGGAGGAAGTAGAGCTGGTATTGAAACTTGGGTTGTTATGCTCTCATTCGGCACCAGCAGCTAGGCCTAGCATGCGCCAAATCTTGCAGTACTTGGAGGCCGATGTTCCTCCTCCTCCAGAGTTTTGTGCCAGCAGCTTAGCATTTGCACATTGCGAAGCTTTCGATGATTTTTACTTGGCATATCAGGCTTCTGTGGACAATGCAGCTGTTCGTTCCTCTTTTGTTGCAGAATCAGTTCTATCCGGAGGTCGCTGA